The following coding sequences are from one Streptomyces sp. NBC_01294 window:
- a CDS encoding flavin-containing monooxygenase: protein MPGDPTAPDMTTQPRPVYVIGAGPGGLAVAAALRARGVRAVVVEKSDEVGASWRRHYDRLHLHTTRRLSALPGLAVPRRFGRWVSRDDVVRYLEKYAEFHELELVTGVEVTRIEPAPEGEDGWTLHATGGRVLSAAAVVVATGFNHTPALPDWPGRDTYGGPLLHAADYRNPGPYAGQDVLVVGVGNTGAEIAVDLAEGGAARVRLAVRTAPHIVRRSTAGWPAQRTGILVRRLPVRLVDRLGALVAKASVPDLSAYGLPRPTTGLYSRVKQGSIPVQDVGLIDAVRSGKVEPVAAVDSFDGAEVVLADGSRITPDAVVAATGYRRALEGLVGHLGVLDERGRPRTHGARTPGQARGLYFTGFSNPISGMFREMARDAEKIAKAVARQTAGS, encoded by the coding sequence ATGCCCGGAGACCCCACAGCACCCGACATGACCACCCAGCCCCGCCCCGTGTACGTCATCGGAGCCGGCCCCGGAGGCCTCGCCGTGGCCGCGGCATTGCGCGCCCGCGGGGTCCGCGCGGTGGTCGTCGAGAAGTCCGACGAGGTCGGCGCGTCCTGGCGGCGGCACTACGACCGGCTCCACCTGCACACCACGCGCCGGCTCTCCGCCCTCCCGGGCCTGGCCGTGCCGCGCCGCTTCGGACGCTGGGTCTCCCGCGACGACGTCGTGCGCTACCTGGAGAAGTACGCCGAGTTCCACGAGCTGGAGCTGGTGACCGGCGTCGAGGTGACCCGGATCGAGCCCGCCCCCGAGGGGGAGGACGGCTGGACCCTGCACGCCACCGGCGGGCGGGTGCTGTCGGCCGCGGCCGTCGTTGTCGCCACCGGGTTCAACCACACGCCCGCTCTCCCCGACTGGCCGGGCCGGGACACGTACGGCGGCCCGCTGCTGCACGCCGCCGACTACCGCAACCCCGGGCCGTACGCCGGCCAGGACGTCCTCGTCGTCGGCGTCGGCAACACCGGCGCCGAGATAGCCGTCGACCTCGCCGAGGGCGGGGCGGCCCGGGTGCGGCTCGCCGTGCGCACCGCCCCGCACATCGTGCGCCGCTCCACCGCCGGCTGGCCGGCCCAGCGCACCGGGATCCTGGTCCGCCGGCTGCCCGTGCGGCTCGTGGACCGGCTGGGCGCGCTCGTCGCCAAGGCCTCGGTCCCGGACCTGTCGGCGTACGGGCTTCCGCGCCCCACCACCGGCCTGTACAGCAGGGTGAAGCAGGGCTCGATCCCGGTCCAGGACGTCGGCCTAATCGACGCGGTGCGCAGCGGCAAGGTGGAGCCGGTGGCCGCCGTCGACTCCTTCGACGGCGCCGAGGTGGTGCTCGCGGACGGCTCACGGATCACCCCGGACGCGGTGGTCGCGGCCACCGGGTACCGCCGCGCCCTGGAGGGGCTGGTCGGCCACCTCGGGGTACTGGACGAGCGCGGCCGGCCCCGTACGCACGGCGCCCGCACCCCCGGGCAGGCCCGCGGGCTGTACTTCACCGGCTTCAGCAACCCCATCAGCGGGATGTTCCGGGAGATGGCCCGGGACGCGGAGAAGATCGCCAAGGCGGTGGCCCGGCAGACGGCCGGCAGCTGA
- a CDS encoding maleate cis-trans isomerase family protein: protein MWQPDGWDVRVRLGVLTPHADVGPESELRAMAPADVGLHAARVPFGGIGRGGAMDPTIPLAPVRAFAEPPFVDEAAELLAAAPVAAIAYAFTSSAYVIGARGEAYMLERLRERAHGLPVVATCAATVEALRVLGIARIGLVDPPWFDATLNDLGRGYYEEAGFEVPYAAPCDLPSGQVLIRPDALHDRVAAQVPDEVEAVVIGGNGFRAVGVIGALEATLGRPVLTANQVLLWAALRAAGSGTGFGTGSGTTSGTGGIDGYGRLFAHP from the coding sequence ATGTGGCAGCCCGACGGGTGGGACGTACGCGTCCGCCTCGGCGTCCTCACCCCCCACGCCGATGTCGGACCCGAGTCGGAACTGCGCGCGATGGCCCCGGCGGACGTGGGTCTGCATGCCGCCCGGGTACCGTTCGGCGGGATCGGTCGGGGCGGCGCGATGGACCCCACCATTCCGCTCGCCCCGGTGCGGGCCTTCGCCGAGCCGCCGTTCGTGGACGAGGCCGCCGAGCTGCTGGCCGCCGCCCCGGTGGCGGCGATCGCCTACGCCTTCACCAGCTCGGCGTACGTGATCGGGGCGCGCGGCGAGGCGTACATGCTGGAACGGCTGCGGGAGCGGGCCCACGGCCTGCCGGTGGTCGCCACCTGCGCCGCCACGGTCGAGGCGCTGCGCGTCCTCGGGATCGCGCGGATCGGTCTCGTCGATCCGCCGTGGTTCGACGCGACGCTGAACGACCTGGGCCGGGGCTACTACGAGGAGGCCGGGTTCGAAGTCCCGTACGCGGCCCCGTGCGACCTCCCCAGTGGGCAGGTGCTCATCCGGCCGGACGCGCTCCACGACCGGGTGGCCGCACAGGTTCCGGACGAGGTCGAGGCGGTCGTCATCGGCGGCAACGGCTTCCGCGCCGTCGGCGTGATCGGGGCCCTGGAGGCCACTTTGGGGCGTCCCGTCCTCACCGCCAACCAGGTCCTGTTGTGGGCTGCCCTGCGCGCGGCCGGCTCCGGAACCGGCTTTGGCACCGGCTCCGGCACCACCTCCGGCACCGGCGGCATCGACGGCTACGGGCGGCTCTTCGCGCACCCGTAG
- a CDS encoding DoxX family membrane protein, translated as MQTIWLSGAEWLAVLRIGLGLWWLESWRHKDKKGWFERGTGIAWAADVANKHRWSFVKGGFHQVVAPRPKVMAYVVVYAELALGLGLVLGFLTPIALVGGLLLNLLYLVLMIHDWAEQGQNAMMALISLVALLAMSWQTWSLDAAIGLFL; from the coding sequence ATGCAGACCATCTGGCTCAGTGGGGCCGAATGGCTCGCCGTGCTCCGGATAGGCCTCGGCCTGTGGTGGCTGGAGAGCTGGCGGCACAAGGACAAGAAGGGCTGGTTCGAACGCGGCACCGGCATCGCGTGGGCCGCCGACGTCGCGAACAAGCACCGCTGGAGCTTCGTCAAGGGCGGCTTCCACCAGGTCGTCGCACCGCGCCCCAAGGTGATGGCGTACGTCGTCGTCTACGCGGAACTGGCCCTCGGGCTGGGCCTGGTGCTCGGCTTCCTGACCCCGATCGCCCTGGTCGGCGGGCTGCTGCTGAACCTGCTCTACCTGGTGCTGATGATCCACGACTGGGCCGAGCAGGGCCAGAACGCGATGATGGCGCTGATCTCCCTCGTCGCGCTCCTCGCCATGTCCTGGCAGACCTGGTCCCTCGACGCGGCGATCGGACTCTTCCTTTGA
- a CDS encoding Zn-ribbon domain-containing OB-fold protein, whose translation MSGGAVRYDLPEADDFTRAYWDAAAAGRLLLRRCGDCGRAHHYPREFCPFCWAGEERVTWETASGRATLYTWSVIHRNDLPPFGTRVPYTAAVVDLAEGPRMMTEVVACEAADLRIGMPLTVTFREAAEGIWNPVFAPAPATGSDTGSDTGPGTGSGAG comes from the coding sequence TTGAGCGGCGGCGCGGTGCGCTACGACCTGCCCGAGGCGGACGACTTCACCCGCGCCTACTGGGACGCGGCGGCGGCCGGCCGGCTCCTGCTGCGGCGCTGCGGGGACTGCGGGCGGGCGCACCACTACCCGCGAGAGTTCTGCCCGTTCTGCTGGGCCGGGGAGGAGCGGGTGACGTGGGAGACCGCGAGCGGCCGCGCGACCCTCTACACCTGGTCGGTGATCCACCGCAACGACCTGCCGCCCTTCGGCACACGCGTCCCGTACACCGCGGCGGTGGTCGATCTGGCGGAGGGCCCGCGGATGATGACCGAGGTGGTGGCCTGCGAGGCGGCGGACCTGCGCATCGGCATGCCGCTGACGGTCACCTTCCGCGAGGCGGCGGAAGGGATCTGGAACCCGGTCTTCGCCCCGGCGCCGGCTACGGGATCGGATACGGGATCGGATACGGGGCCGGGCACGGGGTCCGGCGCAGGCTGA
- a CDS encoding pyridoxine/pyridoxamine 5'-phosphate oxidase has protein sequence MTSEISKIGGETGGETGGETGETGPDDFHATLHSLRVWDSPLPGFDAGSAPGEPLTLFREWFVHAARAGQPEPHTMSLATVDGEGRPDVRTLMLHDADARGWHFASHATSAKGEQLALRPEAALGFYWPTVGRQVRIRGRVTACGPEESRADLAVRSRGALAAALTGRQSEVLESAEDLLRASEQAWERAGAEPDAPAPTWTRYVLAPAEVEFFQGDAARRHTRLRYRRPAEGAGWVRELLWP, from the coding sequence ATGACCAGCGAGATCAGCAAGATCGGCGGCGAGACCGGCGGCGAGACCGGCGGCGAGACCGGCGAGACCGGCCCTGACGACTTCCACGCCACCCTGCACTCCCTGCGCGTGTGGGACTCTCCGCTCCCCGGGTTCGACGCCGGGTCCGCGCCCGGCGAGCCGCTGACGCTGTTCCGGGAGTGGTTCGTGCACGCCGCACGGGCGGGGCAACCGGAGCCGCACACCATGAGCCTGGCGACGGTGGACGGCGAGGGGCGGCCCGACGTACGGACGCTGATGCTGCACGACGCCGACGCGCGGGGCTGGCACTTCGCCTCGCACGCCACCAGTGCCAAGGGCGAGCAGCTGGCCCTGCGGCCGGAGGCGGCGCTGGGGTTCTACTGGCCGACCGTGGGCCGGCAGGTCCGGATCCGGGGCCGGGTCACCGCCTGCGGGCCCGAGGAAAGCCGGGCCGACCTCGCGGTGCGCTCGCGCGGGGCGCTCGCCGCCGCGCTCACCGGGCGGCAGAGCGAGGTGCTGGAGTCGGCCGAGGACCTGCTCCGCGCGTCGGAGCAGGCCTGGGAGCGGGCCGGTGCCGAGCCGGACGCCCCGGCGCCGACCTGGACCCGGTACGTCCTGGCCCCGGCGGAGGTGGAGTTCTTCCAGGGTGACGCCGCCCGCCGCCACACCCGCCTGCGCTACCGGCGGCCCGCCGAGGGCGCGGGCTGGGTGCGCGAGCTGCTGTGGCCGTAG
- a CDS encoding ROK family protein, which produces MKHVIALDVGGTSMKAALMAEDHTLLRQERRPTPVSEGPEATVAALVDFTAHLREYGERTYGRGALAAGLAVPGFVDEATGTAVYAANIGWSDVPLRDLVAERLDGVPVAVGHDMRTGGLAEARLGAGRGLDRFLFIALGTGISAAIGIDGGFEAGAHGGAGELGHVIVRRDGRPCNCGQRGCLETVSSASAVARAWAEASGDPGASAADAADAVRRGDPRALAVWDEAVAALADGLTIGVQLIDPRALVLGGGLAESGELLFAPLRRELAARLSHRVPLPSLVPAELGDRAGCLGAGLLAWDALAGTTQPNGTP; this is translated from the coding sequence ATGAAGCACGTCATCGCCCTCGACGTCGGCGGTACGTCCATGAAGGCCGCCCTCATGGCAGAGGACCACACCCTGCTCCGGCAGGAACGCCGGCCGACTCCCGTCTCCGAGGGACCCGAGGCGACCGTCGCGGCCCTCGTCGACTTCACCGCGCACCTGCGGGAGTACGGCGAACGCACCTACGGCCGCGGCGCCCTGGCCGCGGGCTTGGCCGTGCCCGGCTTCGTCGACGAGGCCACCGGCACCGCCGTGTACGCGGCGAACATCGGGTGGAGCGACGTACCGCTGCGCGACCTGGTCGCCGAACGCCTGGACGGGGTCCCGGTCGCCGTCGGCCACGACATGCGCACCGGCGGCCTCGCCGAGGCCCGGCTCGGCGCCGGCCGCGGGCTGGACCGCTTCCTGTTCATCGCCCTCGGCACCGGGATATCCGCCGCCATAGGGATCGACGGCGGGTTCGAGGCGGGCGCCCACGGCGGGGCCGGGGAACTGGGCCACGTCATCGTGCGGCGGGACGGCCGCCCCTGCAACTGCGGCCAGCGCGGCTGCCTGGAGACGGTCTCGTCCGCGTCCGCGGTGGCGCGTGCCTGGGCGGAGGCGTCCGGCGACCCCGGGGCGAGCGCCGCCGACGCCGCCGACGCCGTGCGCCGCGGCGATCCGCGGGCCCTGGCCGTCTGGGACGAGGCGGTCGCCGCGCTCGCCGACGGCCTGACGATCGGGGTGCAGCTCATCGACCCGCGCGCCCTGGTGCTCGGCGGCGGTCTGGCCGAGTCGGGCGAGCTCCTGTTCGCCCCGCTGCGCCGGGAGTTGGCCGCCCGCCTCTCGCACCGCGTACCCCTGCCGTCCCTCGTTCCGGCCGAACTGGGCGACCGCGCGGGCTGCCTCGGGGCGGGCCTGCTCGCCTGGGACGCCCTGGCGGGGACCACGCAGCCGAACGGCACGCCCTAG
- a CDS encoding HAD-IA family hydrolase, producing MTEIPCDAVLFDLDGVLVRSMGLIERILREWAAGHGLDTDAVVALSHGRRDIDLVRLVVPHLDAEAETARITEREERDFAGLEPVPGAPELVAALPADRWAIVTSGTRAVALGRLDAAGVPRPVHLVAAEDITRGKPDPEGYLRGAALLGVDPARCVVVEDAPSGAAAAAAAGMRCVGVGGAVADPAVRLTARVADLRTVEVLHGPGAPGRERGPGPGPGPGSGPALGLRISEPTGKGPAA from the coding sequence GTGACCGAGATCCCCTGCGACGCCGTGCTGTTCGACCTCGACGGCGTACTGGTGCGGTCGATGGGCCTGATCGAACGGATCCTGCGCGAGTGGGCCGCCGGGCACGGCCTGGACACCGACGCGGTCGTCGCCCTCTCGCACGGCCGCCGCGACATCGACCTCGTACGGCTGGTCGTTCCGCACCTCGACGCCGAGGCGGAGACCGCCCGCATCACCGAGCGCGAGGAACGCGACTTCGCCGGGCTCGAACCGGTGCCCGGCGCCCCCGAGCTCGTCGCGGCCCTGCCCGCCGACCGCTGGGCCATCGTCACCTCCGGCACGCGGGCCGTGGCGCTGGGCCGGCTGGACGCGGCGGGCGTGCCGCGCCCGGTCCACCTGGTGGCCGCCGAGGACATCACCCGGGGCAAGCCCGACCCCGAGGGCTACCTCCGGGGCGCCGCGCTGCTGGGCGTGGACCCGGCCCGCTGCGTGGTCGTCGAGGACGCCCCGAGCGGCGCCGCGGCGGCCGCCGCGGCCGGCATGCGCTGTGTGGGCGTCGGCGGCGCGGTCGCCGACCCCGCGGTGCGGCTGACCGCACGCGTGGCGGACCTGCGTACGGTCGAGGTCCTGCACGGGCCGGGCGCACCGGGACGGGAACGGGGACCAGGACCGGGACCAGGCCCGGGATCGGGACCAGCACTGGGACTGAGGATCTCCGAGCCCACCGGGAAGGGCCCCGCGGCATGA
- a CDS encoding YdcF family protein: MDLFTAALDHLPKTAPGRSDRALSVQIVAEGPDGGRTCSGLVLGTSDAVGRWHGDVPAADVRLEVPYDALRDAASGTTLGTGLVMSGRVRMEGDWPALAAFRGAARGAGLRAYLDRLAAAAAPPGPDGGPAAGGGRAANGAVPAGAGPAGAGGLVAVLAAPNDEHGELSVMARDRSRTALDLVRSTPGARLVLTGGFGAQFNTTDVPHWRHCARWLRSQGMGPGEFADCLETRHSSDDVLFLRELARRPGTGRVTVVTSDYHADRIRYLLDLVLPAAAVRAVVHPSLPPAQQAQLRGHDEVALAKSVAAALLFGPDRLLAPLRVTVEDGAERYAPAGA, from the coding sequence ATGGACCTCTTCACCGCCGCCCTCGACCACCTGCCGAAGACGGCGCCCGGCCGATCCGACCGGGCACTGAGCGTCCAGATCGTGGCGGAGGGCCCGGACGGCGGGCGCACCTGCTCCGGCCTGGTCCTCGGTACCTCGGACGCGGTCGGCCGCTGGCACGGCGACGTGCCGGCGGCCGACGTGCGCCTGGAAGTCCCCTACGACGCACTGCGCGACGCGGCGTCGGGCACCACGCTCGGCACCGGCCTGGTCATGTCCGGCCGGGTACGGATGGAGGGCGACTGGCCCGCGCTGGCCGCGTTCCGCGGTGCGGCGCGCGGTGCGGGCCTGCGGGCCTACCTCGACCGTCTCGCGGCGGCGGCGGCGCCGCCCGGCCCGGACGGCGGTCCGGCCGCGGGCGGCGGCCGCGCCGCGAACGGGGCCGTACCGGCCGGTGCCGGACCGGCCGGTGCGGGCGGGCTGGTCGCCGTACTGGCCGCGCCCAACGACGAACACGGCGAACTCAGCGTGATGGCCCGGGACCGCTCCCGCACGGCCCTGGACCTCGTACGCTCCACCCCCGGCGCCCGGCTCGTGCTGACCGGGGGCTTCGGCGCCCAGTTCAACACCACCGACGTGCCGCACTGGCGGCACTGCGCACGCTGGCTGCGGTCCCAGGGCATGGGCCCGGGCGAGTTCGCCGACTGTCTGGAGACCCGCCACAGCTCCGACGACGTCCTGTTCCTGCGGGAGCTCGCCCGCCGGCCCGGCACCGGCCGGGTCACCGTCGTCACCTCCGACTACCACGCGGACCGGATCCGCTACCTGCTGGACCTGGTGCTGCCCGCCGCCGCCGTCCGGGCGGTGGTCCACCCGTCCCTGCCACCCGCGCAGCAGGCGCAGTTGCGCGGACACGACGAGGTCGCGCTCGCCAAGTCCGTGGCCGCGGCCCTGCTGTTCGGGCCTGACCGCCTCCTCGCCCCGCTGCGCGTCACGGTGGAGGATGGTGCCGAACGCTACGCACCGGCCGGGGCCTGA
- a CDS encoding NAD-dependent epimerase/dehydratase family protein, whose product MRIAVTGGDGFIGRYAVEYLRENGHEALAIDRASGIDILEDKLETALKDVDGVIHLAGVLGTDELFDMVETAIDVNVKGTYRVLEACRKNEARFVGITMPQVWKNVYQTTKQCAQNLSYAWHENFQVPVSHVRAFNAFGPGQKHYGVQKILPTFALKAWRGEAIPVWGDGTQTVDLVYSADLGRMLADALQFGDCEVFDGGTGVAFTVNEVAQMVLEVTGSKAGIEYLPMRKGETKTDLVAKGDGWEKLGWRPEFRSSDLEQTVLHYRRFATEA is encoded by the coding sequence ATGCGTATTGCCGTTACTGGTGGAGATGGATTCATCGGCCGTTACGCGGTCGAGTACCTGCGGGAGAACGGGCACGAGGCCTTAGCCATCGACCGGGCCTCCGGCATCGACATCCTCGAGGACAAGCTGGAGACCGCGCTCAAGGACGTGGACGGGGTCATCCACCTCGCGGGCGTGCTCGGCACCGACGAGCTGTTCGACATGGTGGAGACGGCCATCGACGTCAACGTCAAGGGCACCTACCGGGTGCTGGAGGCCTGCCGCAAGAACGAGGCCCGGTTCGTCGGGATCACCATGCCCCAGGTGTGGAAGAACGTGTACCAGACGACCAAGCAGTGCGCGCAGAACCTGTCGTACGCCTGGCACGAGAACTTCCAGGTGCCGGTCAGCCACGTCCGGGCGTTCAACGCCTTCGGCCCCGGCCAGAAGCACTACGGCGTCCAGAAGATCCTGCCCACCTTCGCCCTGAAGGCGTGGCGCGGCGAGGCCATCCCGGTGTGGGGCGACGGCACCCAGACCGTCGACCTCGTCTACTCGGCCGACCTGGGCCGGATGCTCGCCGACGCGCTGCAGTTCGGCGACTGCGAGGTGTTCGACGGTGGCACCGGCGTCGCCTTCACGGTCAACGAGGTGGCGCAGATGGTCCTGGAGGTCACCGGGTCCAAGGCCGGCATCGAGTACCTCCCGATGCGCAAGGGCGAGACCAAGACCGACCTGGTCGCCAAGGGCGACGGGTGGGAGAAGCTGGGCTGGCGGCCCGAGTTCCGCTCCTCGGACCTGGAGCAGACGGTGCTGCACTACCGTCGTTTCGCCACCGAGGCCTGA
- a CDS encoding MFS transporter, translating to MRHAPGFGAALAAFFLIGISQSSTGPLLPLFEDRFGAGAGGASLLITSYFAGALAAMVLTSAVRLPESRIILPSVLVYALGSAGIFFSSELWIAAASCLLSGCGAGALILAVNSIFARQDDGVSLVNLVNGLFAAGTIAGPLVASVSIPQGRPYGFLVAAAGALLCLRVGKVAAFRAPTVEEDTPGAAAQPRSAQPRSVRTFAGFFLLYGLYGGIETGIASWAAKHIVDTGFSEPASARVLAAFWAGTTLTKFLMFPLASRVSASVVVPLGLLGTAGGLLLATVPGATVIGYAVAGLALGPVFPTGLAWIAEAGGGRRVTGIAASSSMVGSIVFPAAIGWLVAVQGPGPVPLAVAGISLAAALAARWTAVSSR from the coding sequence TTGAGACACGCTCCGGGATTTGGTGCCGCGCTGGCCGCGTTCTTCCTCATCGGGATCTCGCAGTCCAGTACAGGGCCCTTGTTGCCGCTCTTCGAGGACCGCTTCGGGGCAGGGGCGGGCGGCGCCTCCCTGCTCATCACGTCCTACTTCGCCGGGGCCCTGGCCGCCATGGTGCTCACGTCGGCTGTCCGCCTGCCGGAAAGCAGGATCATTCTGCCGAGCGTGCTCGTATATGCGCTCGGCAGCGCCGGAATCTTTTTCTCGTCGGAATTATGGATCGCGGCCGCTTCCTGCCTCCTCTCGGGATGTGGTGCGGGCGCCCTCATCCTGGCCGTGAACAGCATATTTGCACGACAGGACGACGGCGTTTCACTTGTGAACCTGGTGAACGGATTGTTCGCGGCCGGCACCATCGCCGGACCCCTGGTGGCGAGCGTCTCGATCCCGCAGGGACGCCCCTACGGTTTCCTCGTCGCGGCCGCGGGCGCGCTGCTGTGCCTGCGCGTCGGAAAGGTGGCCGCGTTCCGTGCCCCGACCGTGGAGGAGGACACGCCGGGCGCCGCCGCCCAGCCCCGGTCCGCCCAGCCCCGGTCCGTGCGGACCTTCGCGGGGTTCTTCCTTCTCTACGGGCTCTACGGGGGGATCGAGACCGGGATCGCCAGCTGGGCGGCGAAACACATCGTGGACACCGGCTTCTCGGAGCCGGCCTCGGCCCGGGTCCTCGCCGCGTTCTGGGCGGGCACCACCCTGACCAAGTTCCTGATGTTCCCGCTGGCGTCCCGGGTGTCGGCGTCCGTCGTGGTGCCCCTCGGACTGCTGGGCACGGCCGGCGGGCTGCTGCTCGCGACCGTTCCGGGGGCGACCGTGATCGGCTACGCGGTGGCCGGGCTGGCGCTCGGGCCGGTGTTCCCCACGGGCCTGGCGTGGATCGCGGAGGCGGGCGGGGGCCGGCGTGTCACCGGAATCGCCGCATCGTCCTCGATGGTCGGCAGCATCGTCTTCCCGGCGGCCATCGGATGGCTGGTCGCGGTCCAAGGGCCGGGGCCGGTCCCGCTGGCGGTCGCCGGCATCTCGCTCGCCGCGGCGCTCGCCGCACGCTGGACGGCGGTGTCGTCGAGGTGA